A stretch of Lysinibacillus agricola DNA encodes these proteins:
- a CDS encoding TetR/AcrR family transcriptional regulator, translating into MRDINTDLRVVRTKESIRDALIDLIEEKGFEAVTVKDITTKAKINRGTFYAHYQDKYDLMNKCEEEFMQEMADMIIKNYPDLIADIEANTPTTTPFTIMVSIFEYIDQNRRFMKAMLGPKGDLSFQTKLKKFIWKTLFESNNNPLIKQENFLVPAEYLISYVASAHIGVIQQWLNSDGEKSPQEMARILSTMTINGPFFAAGLKK; encoded by the coding sequence ATGCGGGATATAAATACAGATTTACGTGTCGTTCGTACAAAAGAATCTATCCGGGATGCATTGATCGATTTGATAGAAGAAAAAGGTTTTGAGGCAGTTACCGTTAAAGATATAACAACTAAGGCAAAAATTAATCGTGGAACCTTTTATGCCCATTATCAAGATAAGTATGATTTAATGAACAAATGTGAGGAAGAATTTATGCAAGAAATGGCTGATATGATCATAAAGAATTATCCGGATCTCATTGCAGACATTGAAGCGAACACTCCAACTACTACCCCTTTTACCATTATGGTTTCAATTTTTGAATATATAGATCAAAATAGACGGTTTATGAAAGCCATGTTGGGTCCAAAAGGAGATTTATCGTTCCAAACTAAATTAAAAAAGTTCATATGGAAAACACTATTTGAAAGTAACAATAATCCACTTATTAAGCAGGAGAATTTCCTAGTTCCGGCTGAATACTTAATTTCCTATGTTGCATCGGCACATATAGGTGTTATTCAGCAATGGCTTAACAGTGATGGAGAGAAATCACCGCAAGAGATGGCTCGTATTTTATCCACGATGACTATAAATGGCCCTTTCTTTGCTGCAGGTTTAAAAAAGTAA
- a CDS encoding arsenite methyltransferase — protein MKREDDIRANVRDNYAKVALKLNSTQGCCTPASSCCNPNDNQNISIEEISLKMGYTKEELESIPDGANMGLSCGNPQTIADLKPGEIVVDLGSGGGFDCFLAAPKVGREGQVIGIDMTPEMISKARCSAEKPGFENVEFRLGEIEHMPVADHTADIIISNCVINLSPNKQQVFKEAFRILKTGGRLAISDVVLTATLPESYLSDMNLYSGCISGAISIAEYEVLLKDAGFTNISIEPKDDSKELIREWEPNYDLENYIVSAIILAVK, from the coding sequence ATGAAAAGAGAAGATGATATTCGTGCAAATGTACGTGATAATTATGCGAAAGTAGCCTTAAAATTAAACAGCACACAAGGATGCTGTACACCAGCCTCTAGCTGTTGTAATCCAAATGACAATCAAAACATTTCCATTGAAGAAATTTCGCTAAAAATGGGCTATACAAAAGAAGAGCTAGAATCTATTCCTGACGGAGCAAATATGGGACTTAGTTGTGGCAATCCACAAACGATCGCTGATTTGAAGCCTGGAGAAATTGTTGTCGATTTAGGTTCTGGTGGTGGTTTTGATTGTTTCCTAGCAGCACCAAAAGTAGGTAGAGAAGGTCAAGTAATTGGCATTGATATGACACCTGAAATGATTTCTAAGGCACGTTGTAGCGCAGAAAAGCCAGGTTTTGAAAATGTAGAGTTTCGTTTAGGTGAAATTGAACATATGCCTGTTGCTGATCATACAGCTGATATTATCATTTCAAATTGTGTGATCAATCTTTCGCCAAACAAACAACAAGTATTTAAAGAAGCTTTCCGTATTTTAAAAACAGGGGGTCGTTTAGCGATTTCAGATGTTGTGTTAACGGCAACCTTACCAGAAAGTTATTTATCAGATATGAATTTATATTCTGGTTGCATCTCTGGGGCTATTTCAATTGCAGAATATGAAGTACTTTTAAAAGATGCAGGCTTTACAAATATCTCAATTGAACCAAAAGATGATTCAAAAGAACTTATCCGTGAATGGGAACCTAATTATGATTTAGAAAATTATATTGTCTCAGCTATTATTCTGGCCGTTAAATAG
- a CDS encoding sensor histidine kinase, giving the protein MFKKMPIRLRLTVMMVILLTICCVGLTLILNFSAGIMATRIDAAVLSPAQVVGEDSNIIDNLQTPSNAMMTTPSEDVQEARTDFQIKSVFYLLLVIVGGGILTYYVSGKVLKPLDTLNSQIKNRTVHNLSETMDIPPTNDEIAELTQSFNEMTDKLNDAFMMQSRFSASAAHELRTPLAVLKAKVDVFKKKHTHSTEEYIALISVFEKQTQRLSELVRSLLDMTNMNVGFENETICLKDVLEDIVSELSHIANEKNVTLYLDCADAVVYGNIDLLYQAFYNLVENGIKYNIDGGKVMIKVKSDKKQIIVDIKDTGIGIPDEEKKNIFEPFYRVDKSRSREMGGSGLGLSIVQSIINKHNGKITVTDNKNGGTWFKIILN; this is encoded by the coding sequence ATGTTTAAAAAAATGCCAATTCGGCTGCGACTTACTGTAATGATGGTAATTTTGTTAACGATTTGTTGTGTAGGGCTTACATTAATTTTAAATTTTTCTGCTGGTATAATGGCAACGAGAATTGATGCAGCGGTTCTATCACCTGCACAAGTGGTTGGTGAAGATAGCAATATTATTGACAATCTCCAAACGCCATCAAATGCCATGATGACTACACCATCAGAAGATGTACAAGAAGCAAGAACGGACTTTCAGATTAAAAGTGTTTTTTATCTGCTTTTAGTCATTGTCGGTGGGGGCATATTGACATATTATGTATCGGGCAAAGTGTTAAAACCACTTGATACACTAAATAGTCAAATTAAGAATAGGACTGTGCATAATCTATCGGAAACGATGGACATTCCACCAACCAATGATGAAATAGCTGAGCTAACGCAGTCTTTTAATGAAATGACGGATAAGCTAAACGATGCTTTTATGATGCAAAGCCGCTTTTCTGCAAGTGCGGCCCATGAACTCCGAACGCCACTTGCGGTTTTAAAAGCAAAGGTTGATGTATTTAAAAAGAAACATACACATTCTACAGAAGAATATATTGCTTTGATTTCTGTTTTTGAAAAGCAAACACAGCGATTATCCGAGCTTGTTCGTAGCCTTTTGGATATGACAAATATGAATGTTGGATTTGAAAATGAAACTATTTGTTTGAAGGATGTTTTAGAAGATATTGTTTCCGAACTTTCTCATATTGCTAATGAAAAAAATGTTACATTATATTTGGATTGCGCTGATGCTGTTGTTTATGGAAATATAGACTTACTTTATCAAGCGTTCTATAACCTTGTTGAAAATGGTATTAAATACAATATCGATGGCGGTAAGGTAATGATTAAAGTTAAATCGGATAAAAAGCAGATAATAGTTGACATTAAAGACACTGGAATTGGTATTCCCGATGAAGAAAAGAAGAATATATTTGAACCGTTTTACCGAGTGGATAAATCACGCTCTCGTGAAATGGGCGGTTCAGGCTTGGGACTTTCTATTGTGCAAAGTATCATAAACAAACATAACGGAAAAATTACAGTTACAGACAATAAAAATGGCGGTACTTGGTTTAAGATTATATTAAATTAA
- a CDS encoding response regulator transcription factor: protein MRILVVEDEIDLQEAIAEGLRIDGYAVDTCSNGEDAYELAYVENYDLIILDLNLPKMDGLKVLEKLREENKEIKVLILSARSSVNDKVKGLDIGANDYLAKPFAFAELEARIRNLLRRKFVQENNLLSCGNIKIDLLKRTAFMGEKELKLTKKEFALLEYFLLNQEKVISQEELIEHIWDENADSFSGAIRVHIATLRKKLKALLDYDPIRTKIGEGYFITKNDGDA from the coding sequence ATGAGAATTCTTGTTGTTGAAGATGAGATAGATTTACAGGAAGCTATTGCTGAGGGACTTAGAATAGATGGGTATGCAGTTGATACATGTAGTAATGGAGAAGATGCTTATGAACTGGCGTACGTTGAAAATTATGACTTAATAATACTTGATTTAAATCTTCCAAAAATGGACGGATTAAAGGTTTTAGAAAAGTTAAGAGAAGAAAATAAAGAAATAAAAGTCTTAATCCTTAGTGCAAGAAGTAGCGTAAATGACAAAGTTAAAGGTTTAGATATTGGTGCAAATGATTATTTAGCTAAACCATTTGCCTTTGCAGAATTGGAAGCAAGAATTAGAAATTTATTAAGGCGAAAATTTGTGCAGGAAAATAACCTTTTATCTTGCGGTAATATAAAAATTGATTTATTAAAACGCACCGCATTTATGGGTGAAAAAGAACTAAAACTAACAAAAAAAGAATTCGCATTGCTTGAATACTTCCTGCTTAATCAAGAAAAGGTAATCAGTCAAGAAGAATTAATTGAACACATTTGGGATGAAAATGCCGATAGCTTTAGTGGTGCTATTCGAGTTCATATAGCTACATTACGAAAAAAACTGAAAGCTCTTTTAGACTATGATCCAATACGTACTAAGATTGGTGAGGGTTATTTTATTACTAAAAATGATGGTGATGCTTGA
- a CDS encoding ATP-dependent helicase: MNGAQKAFFEEKERSLGVRLNDVQTQAVLQTNGPLLLLASPGSGKTTTIIMRIGYMIEALGVNPSRIKAVTFSKASAGDMKSRFAKFFPHLPPVDFSTIHSLAFQVVRQTLERQGISYGIIEESDKPGVVSKKRVLREIFEQLNGSKITEDQLDELLTYITFIKNKMLPEQEWAIAEVKVPRKVEILQRYEEYKRTGSDRLLIDFDDMLLMANDIFTKNREVLAQYQRRYDYYLTDESQDTSPVQHAIIAKLVAVHQNLCVVADEDQAIYSWRGAEPDYLLNFRKIYPEAHVLLMTQNYRSSATIVEPANIFIQRNKKRYNKQMFTENPAAEPISFKILENYNLQAKYLVDQLKNLSKRGSTAILYRNNTSAIPLMDAFDRAGLPFYMKDSTIRFFTHWVVEDIKNFMRLAYNTKNITVFEKVYRKMNAYITPTQLKALQKVPDDGCVFTQLLEHVELKDYQPEYIKRIRKTYDSIQFDKTTPTAMLEHIRYDFGYERTLKKMSEKLGFNYENLLDIVNVLGLIARHTPTMTEFAGRLKQLENLARSSHIKNELNAITLTTLHSSKGLEFDRVYLIDLIEGILPSEAEEEIEEETRLFYVGITRAISHLELISYSKRFKTSVVPSIFMKALKQIVSPQELPKKTPESPRKALKQYSNERTITTESALIVGSKVKHVIFGEGEILAVTSSTIEMSFATRIKKFLTDTCLQQGYLETMED; this comes from the coding sequence ATGAATGGAGCGCAAAAAGCGTTTTTTGAGGAAAAGGAGCGTTCACTTGGCGTTCGTCTAAATGATGTGCAGACGCAGGCGGTGTTGCAAACGAATGGTCCGCTATTACTATTGGCATCTCCCGGTTCAGGAAAAACGACGACGATTATTATGCGTATCGGCTATATGATTGAGGCGCTTGGTGTTAATCCTTCTCGCATAAAGGCTGTCACGTTTAGTAAGGCATCAGCCGGTGATATGAAGTCACGTTTTGCAAAGTTTTTCCCGCATTTGCCACCGGTTGATTTTTCGACGATTCATAGTTTAGCATTTCAAGTTGTGCGGCAGACACTTGAACGTCAGGGCATTTCGTACGGCATCATTGAAGAATCGGACAAGCCTGGTGTTGTTTCAAAAAAACGAGTGCTTCGCGAGATTTTTGAACAATTAAATGGTTCAAAAATTACCGAAGATCAGTTAGACGAGCTACTGACGTACATAACGTTTATCAAAAATAAAATGCTACCAGAACAGGAATGGGCAATTGCAGAAGTAAAGGTGCCAAGAAAAGTCGAGATTTTACAGCGTTATGAGGAATATAAACGCACAGGTAGTGACCGTTTGTTAATTGATTTTGACGATATGCTATTAATGGCGAATGATATTTTCACGAAAAATCGAGAGGTGTTGGCGCAATACCAACGCCGCTACGATTATTATTTAACAGATGAAAGTCAGGATACATCGCCCGTTCAACATGCGATCATCGCGAAGCTCGTCGCAGTCCATCAAAATTTATGCGTCGTTGCAGATGAGGATCAGGCCATTTATAGCTGGCGCGGTGCAGAGCCAGATTATTTGTTGAATTTCCGAAAGATATATCCGGAGGCGCATGTTTTACTTATGACGCAAAACTATCGTTCATCTGCAACGATTGTAGAGCCAGCCAATATATTCATTCAGCGAAATAAAAAACGTTATAACAAACAAATGTTTACGGAAAATCCTGCAGCAGAGCCAATCTCGTTTAAAATCCTAGAGAATTACAATTTACAGGCCAAATATTTAGTGGACCAGTTGAAAAATCTGTCTAAGCGCGGCTCAACGGCTATTTTATATCGAAATAACACGTCAGCCATTCCGCTTATGGACGCGTTTGACAGAGCAGGTTTGCCTTTCTATATGAAAGATTCCACGATTCGCTTTTTCACGCATTGGGTCGTGGAGGATATTAAGAACTTCATGCGTTTAGCGTACAATACAAAAAATATCACGGTATTTGAAAAAGTTTACAGAAAAATGAATGCTTATATTACACCAACGCAATTGAAGGCGCTACAGAAAGTGCCGGATGATGGCTGTGTATTCACACAGTTGTTAGAGCACGTTGAGTTAAAGGATTATCAGCCTGAATATATTAAGCGGATTCGCAAAACGTATGATAGCATTCAATTTGATAAAACGACGCCAACAGCTATGCTAGAGCATATCCGTTATGACTTTGGTTATGAGCGTACCTTAAAGAAAATGAGTGAGAAACTCGGTTTTAATTATGAAAATTTATTAGATATTGTGAATGTACTTGGTTTAATTGCTCGTCATACGCCGACGATGACCGAATTTGCGGGTCGTTTGAAGCAGCTTGAAAATTTAGCACGTTCGTCTCATATAAAAAATGAATTGAATGCAATTACACTGACAACATTGCACAGTTCAAAAGGCTTGGAATTTGACCGTGTGTATTTGATTGACTTGATTGAGGGAATTTTACCTAGTGAGGCAGAAGAAGAAATCGAGGAAGAAACGCGACTCTTTTATGTCGGTATCACGCGTGCGATTAGCCATTTGGAATTAATTTCGTATAGTAAGCGCTTTAAAACAAGTGTGGTGCCATCGATTTTCATGAAGGCGTTAAAACAAATTGTTTCACCGCAGGAATTGCCAAAGAAAACGCCGGAAAGTCCGAGGAAAGCACTGAAGCAATACAGTAATGAGCGGACGATTACAACCGAGTCAGCGTTAATCGTTGGCTCAAAAGTAAAGCATGTGATTTTTGGAGAAGGGGAGATATTAGCCGTTACGAGTAGCACGATTGAAATGTCATTTGCTACGAGGATTAAGAAATTTTTGACGGATACATGTTTACAGCAAGGCTATTTAGAAACGATGGAAGATTAA
- a CDS encoding ABC transporter permease subunit, with product MINGTIFKQTLRANVKLWLIFTIVLTILQVVMIAVFDASTLTDVSQLVEGTPLAGLLGKTTLLSMLASTFYSIHGVIFPIIFIIMTANSLIASQVDRGSMAYLLSTPTKRSTIIVTQAFYLIIALVVMFFIETAAGLVTIQVFQSNTDIVVADFVMLNVGLLLLMFAISGISFFFSSYCNLTKNSLAFGAGIPIAFFLFQLLSSVDESLNVLNYFTVNALFDTTAILEGENYWWKLLILLGIGIVLYIASLEVFKRKDLPL from the coding sequence ATGATTAATGGTACGATTTTTAAACAAACCTTACGCGCAAATGTGAAACTTTGGCTTATTTTCACTATTGTTTTAACTATATTACAAGTAGTAATGATTGCTGTATTCGATGCTAGTACATTAACAGATGTTAGTCAATTAGTAGAAGGTACACCACTAGCAGGATTACTTGGAAAGACGACGTTACTAAGTATGCTTGCTTCAACATTTTATTCAATTCATGGTGTCATATTCCCAATTATTTTCATCATTATGACAGCAAATAGTTTAATTGCATCTCAAGTTGATCGCGGCTCCATGGCCTACTTATTATCAACACCAACGAAACGATCTACAATTATTGTTACACAAGCTTTTTACTTAATTATAGCTTTAGTTGTCATGTTCTTTATTGAAACAGCTGCTGGTCTTGTAACCATTCAAGTGTTCCAATCTAACACAGATATTGTGGTAGCTGATTTTGTTATGCTGAATGTTGGTTTATTATTATTAATGTTTGCAATTAGCGGTATTTCGTTCTTTTTCTCAAGCTATTGCAACTTAACGAAAAACTCCCTTGCTTTTGGGGCTGGTATTCCTATTGCCTTTTTCTTATTTCAGTTGCTAAGCTCAGTTGACGAAAGCCTTAATGTACTTAATTACTTCACAGTTAATGCATTATTTGATACAACTGCTATTCTAGAAGGCGAAAACTATTGGTGGAAGCTACTCATTCTTTTAGGTATTGGCATAGTTCTCTATATAGCAAGTCTAGAAGTATTTAAACGAAAAGACCTTCCGCTTTAA
- a CDS encoding YhgE/Pip domain-containing protein → MKNKFLVLPFIAVIVLGIIFLSTQIPAVKMSPKDLPAALVSEDAGEMGDTLLQNLQNQLAATGMDTIKFKVYDSVKSMEEAMKEQEVYGGLVIPENFSAQFASLQTPSPENPKMLIYINQGANTTVSTMLTSALDNIVKQLNSVMSTQLLQNIEQANVPIQAGQVTTLVAPIHAETIYVNAVGDLGSAPTAFFQPLWFASIIGAVLIYLAQKKTTFISKKQKLQFNLVQSIVAIIYAFFAGYFVTWSTTWILGFSFESFNKVALFSSLACLGFLFLILATITWLSLPSLVVFVLLMFFGLPLIQLAPEMLPAFYQDYILPWLPMKFLINGLKDILYFGQGVFNGNGVVLSWIAVISFILLWVKQLIEKPSQPEEIDTEVIK, encoded by the coding sequence ATGAAAAACAAATTTTTAGTACTACCATTTATTGCGGTCATCGTGTTAGGAATTATTTTTCTATCAACACAAATTCCAGCTGTTAAAATGAGTCCAAAAGATTTACCTGCTGCTCTTGTGTCCGAAGATGCTGGAGAAATGGGAGATACCTTATTGCAGAATTTGCAAAATCAATTAGCAGCAACGGGAATGGATACGATTAAGTTCAAAGTTTACGACTCAGTTAAATCGATGGAAGAAGCGATGAAAGAACAAGAGGTGTATGGGGGATTAGTGATACCTGAAAATTTCTCTGCACAATTTGCTTCGTTACAAACACCTTCTCCTGAAAATCCAAAGATGCTCATTTATATTAATCAAGGAGCAAATACAACAGTATCAACAATGCTAACATCTGCCTTGGATAACATTGTTAAGCAACTGAATTCGGTAATGAGTACACAATTGCTTCAAAATATTGAGCAAGCAAACGTACCAATTCAAGCAGGTCAGGTCACAACATTAGTTGCACCCATTCATGCGGAAACGATTTATGTAAACGCTGTAGGGGATTTAGGATCTGCCCCAACAGCATTCTTCCAACCTCTTTGGTTTGCGAGTATTATCGGAGCTGTTTTAATTTATTTAGCGCAGAAGAAGACTACTTTTATTTCAAAGAAACAAAAGCTACAATTCAATTTAGTACAATCCATTGTTGCAATCATCTACGCGTTTTTTGCTGGCTATTTTGTCACTTGGTCAACAACATGGATACTAGGTTTTTCTTTCGAAAGTTTCAATAAAGTCGCCTTATTTAGTTCGCTTGCATGTTTAGGTTTCTTATTTTTAATACTAGCAACGATTACTTGGTTAAGTCTACCTAGCTTAGTTGTCTTCGTTTTACTGATGTTCTTTGGATTACCTTTAATTCAATTGGCACCTGAAATGTTACCAGCTTTTTATCAAGATTACATTTTACCATGGTTGCCGATGAAGTTTTTAATTAATGGTTTAAAAGATATTTTATACTTCGGTCAGGGTGTATTTAATGGAAATGGCGTGGTATTATCCTGGATTGCAGTAATTTCGTTTATTTTACTATGGGTAAAGCAGCTTATTGAAAAGCCTAGTCAACCTGAAGAAATAGATACGGAAGTTATAAAATAA
- a CDS encoding ABC transporter ATP-binding protein, with protein MTVISLQHVTKDYGHGRGIFDVSFNVEKGTVYGFLGPNGAGKTTAIRHIMGFSKPQQGIVTVNGLDSWTNASTIQEKLGYLPGEVALPENLSGEQFIQMMMDLRKVKDDTHCKKLIDFFELDASGKIKRMSLGMKRKLAIVTAFMHDPDVLVLDEPTSGLDPIMQQRFIDFVKEEKKRGKTILLSSHIFTEVDATCDEISIIKDGHLISSFNKQELLKMTEKVFNLTVQNAMHYTQLVQMIESNAAIHLLFKNEQTNELQVGCYPGDLPQLIKLLADFPISSFNEVPFSLEKHFMEFYDRRVGGELAWQ; from the coding sequence ATGACGGTGATTTCATTACAACATGTCACAAAGGATTATGGACATGGACGGGGGATTTTTGATGTTTCATTCAATGTTGAAAAAGGTACTGTGTATGGATTTTTAGGGCCAAATGGGGCTGGAAAAACGACTGCCATTCGTCACATTATGGGATTTTCAAAACCGCAACAAGGTATCGTTACCGTAAATGGTCTCGATAGTTGGACAAATGCTAGTACCATCCAAGAAAAGCTCGGCTATTTACCTGGCGAAGTAGCTTTGCCGGAAAATTTATCAGGTGAGCAATTCATTCAAATGATGATGGATTTACGAAAAGTTAAAGATGATACACATTGTAAAAAACTAATCGATTTCTTTGAACTTGATGCTTCAGGAAAGATAAAACGTATGTCACTTGGTATGAAAAGAAAATTAGCGATTGTGACGGCATTCATGCATGATCCGGATGTACTCGTACTCGATGAGCCAACAAGTGGTTTAGACCCAATTATGCAGCAACGCTTTATCGATTTCGTGAAAGAAGAAAAAAAACGTGGCAAAACAATATTACTTTCAAGTCATATATTTACTGAAGTCGATGCTACTTGTGATGAAATTTCGATTATTAAAGATGGACATTTGATTTCTTCATTTAACAAACAAGAATTATTAAAAATGACAGAAAAGGTCTTTAATTTGACAGTCCAAAACGCAATGCATTATACGCAGCTTGTGCAGATGATTGAATCGAATGCAGCAATCCATCTACTCTTTAAAAATGAACAAACAAATGAGCTTCAAGTAGGTTGCTATCCAGGTGACTTACCACAACTCATCAAATTATTAGCCGATTTTCCTATCTCAAGTTTCAACGAAGTGCCGTTTAGTTTAGAAAAGCATTTCATGGAATTTTATGATAGACGTGTAGGAGGGGAATTAGCGTGGCAATGA
- a CDS encoding TetR/AcrR family transcriptional regulator, protein MDRRVVKTRKEIRKALLSLMDEKDFEVITVLDITERANINRGTFYLHYIDKYDLLEKYEQELFEKLEHVVLAYLKDDDTMSEFLHKRYPTIVHVFHCLQEERELLSILLKTRGIFTFQDRVKNAFIYMFRNYTPSKVTEHQFSYPVDFLALFGSATFISVIQYWLKSDMKQTPEQLAKMITDIIFKGPIEAFGVLPSTK, encoded by the coding sequence ATGGATCGACGTGTGGTGAAAACAAGAAAAGAAATACGGAAGGCACTACTTTCATTGATGGACGAAAAGGATTTTGAGGTAATAACAGTTTTAGATATTACAGAACGTGCAAATATCAATCGAGGAACTTTTTATTTACATTACATTGATAAATATGATCTGTTGGAAAAGTACGAGCAAGAGCTATTTGAGAAGCTTGAGCATGTTGTATTGGCGTATTTAAAGGATGATGATACTATGAGTGAATTTCTTCATAAACGGTATCCTACCATCGTTCACGTTTTTCATTGTTTACAAGAAGAAAGAGAATTACTCTCAATTTTATTAAAAACAAGAGGAATCTTTACCTTTCAAGATCGAGTAAAGAATGCATTTATATATATGTTCCGAAATTACACACCATCAAAAGTGACCGAACATCAATTTTCATACCCCGTTGATTTTTTGGCGCTATTTGGAAGTGCAACGTTTATTAGTGTGATTCAATATTGGCTTAAATCAGATATGAAACAAACACCGGAACAATTAGCTAAAATGATAACCGATATTATTTTTAAAGGGCCCATAGAAGCTTTTGGGGTTCTCCCATCTACTAAATAA
- a CDS encoding Fe-S cluster assembly protein HesB, translating into MKMSSEGKNYLEQVLTDSEVKTLRFFGIPGCCGVNLGVGLAAPTNEDAVETIEGIEVAIHPDIAPQLTEVTIHAEEENGELGLVLLGYSPTSC; encoded by the coding sequence ATGAAAATGAGTTCAGAAGGTAAAAATTATTTAGAGCAAGTACTAACTGATTCAGAGGTGAAAACACTTCGTTTCTTTGGCATTCCAGGTTGCTGTGGTGTTAATTTAGGGGTGGGCTTAGCAGCACCAACAAATGAAGATGCTGTAGAGACAATTGAAGGGATCGAAGTTGCCATTCATCCAGATATTGCACCTCAGTTAACAGAAGTCACAATTCATGCAGAAGAAGAGAATGGCGAACTAGGTTTAGTATTATTGGGATATTCGCCAACATCTTGTTAA
- a CDS encoding ABC transporter ATP-binding protein, which produces MIELQNVTKDYGDSRGIFNINLSIESGEAFGFAGTNGAGKTTTIRHLMGFLKPNTGTVKIKNLDAWHNAAEIKQWVGYIPGEIAFPDVKTGWEFIHQQAELLKLTDLSYANQIIERLQLDPSANIKRMSKGMKQKTAIVVALMANAPILILDEPTTGLDPLMRAEFIQIIKEEKAKGKTIFMSSHMFEEIEETCDKVAMIKEGKIITIKSISTITSNENQQFIIEFSNEQECTRFIQEKIDSVAISNTTVSVNVENNTLNKFLAVLSTYQFDNLTEQKHTLQEQFYHLYSGGQSND; this is translated from the coding sequence ATGATTGAATTACAAAATGTAACGAAAGATTACGGAGATAGTCGAGGGATTTTTAATATCAACCTTTCAATTGAATCCGGTGAAGCATTTGGGTTTGCTGGTACAAACGGAGCAGGGAAAACAACGACGATTCGCCATTTAATGGGGTTTTTAAAACCAAATACCGGAACAGTGAAAATTAAGAACCTAGATGCGTGGCATAATGCTGCGGAAATTAAGCAGTGGGTTGGCTATATTCCAGGAGAAATTGCCTTTCCTGATGTGAAAACTGGCTGGGAGTTCATTCATCAACAAGCAGAACTTTTAAAACTAACGGATTTAAGCTATGCAAACCAAATAATTGAAAGACTGCAGCTTGACCCTTCAGCAAATATTAAACGTATGTCAAAGGGAATGAAACAGAAAACCGCGATTGTTGTCGCATTGATGGCCAACGCTCCAATTCTTATTTTAGATGAGCCTACAACGGGACTTGATCCATTAATGCGTGCGGAATTTATACAAATTATCAAAGAGGAAAAAGCTAAAGGCAAAACGATTTTTATGTCTAGCCATATGTTCGAAGAAATCGAAGAAACTTGTGATAAAGTGGCGATGATTAAAGAGGGTAAAATAATTACGATCAAATCCATTTCAACGATTACGTCAAATGAAAATCAACAATTTATCATCGAGTTTAGTAATGAGCAGGAATGTACTCGTTTTATTCAAGAGAAGATCGATTCGGTGGCTATTAGTAATACAACTGTTTCTGTAAATGTTGAAAATAATACATTAAATAAATTTTTAGCTGTTTTATCAACGTATCAATTCGATAATTTAACAGAACAAAAACATACGCTTCAAGAGCAGTTCTATCACCTATACTCAGGAGGACAATCTAATGATTAA